In Fusarium oxysporum f. sp. lycopersici 4287 chromosome 4, whole genome shotgun sequence, a genomic segment contains:
- a CDS encoding CTP synthase, producing the protein MLASSAGLLLKTLGLRVTAIKTDPYINTDAGLLNPLEHGECFVLDDGGETDLDLGNYERYLGIQLSRDSNITTGKIYQQVIEKERRGDYLGKTVQVVPHITDAIQNWIERVAKIPVDASGESPDVCIIELGGTIGDLESGPFVEALSQLRHRLGRDNFLSISVSYVPIINGEEKTKPTQHAIRQVRSAGLIPDVIACRCERELDVATITKIARSCQVEDEQVIGVRNMDTIYQVPLLLEQEGLLKLLRKGLALEKLEVAPPMAQKGQALWDLWKKTVVPDRHLEPVNIVLVGKYVSLDDSYLSVHKALEHSAMRCKRKLNLISVDSEHLEPDMQQKDPRKFHEAWAHVVRAQGIIVPGGFGTRGIRGMVDVAKWARERKLPYLGICLGMQTAVIEYARNVMGLKDATSEEFSATAEHKVVIFMPEGSKEKMGGTMRLGSRTSHFKPGTEWSKLRALYGGADVVEERHRHRYEVNPDYIEDLEKAGLSLTSMDDQGVRVETIELKDHPFFVGLQAHPEYKSKTLAPAPSLLGLVAASSGCLDEIIEAARVKKEATNGVSDVTNF; encoded by the exons ATGTTAGCCAGTAGCGctggtcttcttctcaagactCTCGGTCTTCGAGTCACG GCGATCAAA ACCGATCCTTATATCAACACCGACGCTGGTCTTCTCAATCCTCTCGA GCACGGCGAGTGCTTCGTTCTCGATGATGGCGGCGAG ACCGATCTCGATCTTGGAAACTACGAGCG ATACCTTGGCATCCAATTGAGCCGTGACAGCAACATCACCACTGGCAAGATCTACCAGCAGGTCATT GAGAAGgagcgacgaggagattACTTGGGAAAGA CTGTTCAG GTCGTTCCCCACATCACAGACGCCATTCAGAACTGGATCGAGCGCGTTGCCAAGATCCCAGTTGACGCTTCTGGCGAATCACCAGATGTTTGCATTA TCGAGCTT GGCGGAACAATTGGTGATCTCGAATCTGGTCCTTTCGTTGAGGCCCTTTCA CAATTGCGACACAGACTCGGCCGCGACAACTTCCTCAGCATCAGCGTTTCCTACGTTCCTATCATCAATGGAGAGGAGAAGACAAAGCCTACTCAGCACGCCATCCGACAAGTTCGAAGCGCCGGTTTGATCCCCGATGTG ATTGCTTGCCGTTGCGAACGAGAGCTCGACGTTGCCACCATCACAAAGATCGCCCGAAGCTGCCAAGTCGAAGATGAGCAGGTTATTGGCGTCCGCAACATGGACACCATCTACCAGGtccctctccttctcgagcAGGAGGGTCTTCTTAAGCTTCTGCGCAAGGGTCTCgcccttgagaagctcgaggttgCTCCTCCCATGGCCCAAAAGGGCCAAGCACTTTGGGACCTCTGGAAGAAGACCGTTGTTCCCGATCGACACCTGGAACCCGTCAACATCGTCTTGGTTGGCAAGTACGTCAGCCTTGACGACTCGTATCTCAGTGTTCACAAGGCACTTGAGCACTCTGCTATGCGATGCAAGCGCAAGCTGAACCTCATCTCCGTCGATTCCGAGCACCTCGAACCCGATATGCAGCAGAAGGACCCCCGAAAGTTCCACGAGGCTTGGGCTCATGTTGTTCGAGCTCAGGGTATCATCGTTCCCGGTGGTTTCGGTACTCGAGGTATCCGTGGTATGGTTGATGTCGCCAAGTGGGCTCGTGAGCGAAAGCTCCCCTACCTCGGCATCTGCTTGGGTATGCAAACTGCTGTCATTGAGTACGCTCGTAACGTCATGGGTCTCAAGGATGCGACATCCGAGGAGTTCTCGGCCACCGCTGAGCACAAGGTTGTCATCTTCATGCCTGAGGGTTCCAAGGA GAAAATGGGTGGTACCATGAGACTTGGTAGCCGAACAAGCCACTTCAAGCCTGGCACCGAATGGAGCAAGCTCCGAGCTTTGTACGGAGGAGCCGATGTCGTGGAGGAGCGTCACCGACATCGCTATGAGGTGAACCCTGACTACATTGAGGATCTCGAGAAGGCTGGTCTTTCCTTGACCTCAATGGATGACCAAGGTGTCCGAGTTGAGACCATTGAGTTGAAGGATCACCCCTTCTTCGTCGG TCTCCAGGCTCACCCTGAGTACAAGTCCAAGACCTTGGCCCCCGCACCTTCGC TGCTCGGTCTTGTCGCCGCCAGCTCCGGATGCCTCGACGAGATTATCGAGGCCGCTCGCGTGAAGAAGGAGGCCACCAACGGAGTCAGCGACGTGACCAATTTTTAG
- a CDS encoding CTP synthase, which yields MKVVLVSGGVISGVGKGIIASSAGLLLKTLGLRVTAIKTDPYINTDAGLLNPLEHGECFVLDDGGETDLDLGNYERYLGIQLSRDSNITTGKIYQQVIEKERRGDYLGKTVQVVPHITDAIQNWIERVAKIPVDASGESPDVCIIELGGTIGDLESGPFVEALSQLRHRLGRDNFLSISVSYVPIINGEEKTKPTQHAIRQVRSAGLIPDVIACRCERELDVATITKIARSCQVEDEQVIGVRNMDTIYQVPLLLEQEGLLKLLRKGLALEKLEVAPPMAQKGQALWDLWKKTVVPDRHLEPVNIVLVGKYVSLDDSYLSVHKALEHSAMRCKRKLNLISVDSEHLEPDMQQKDPRKFHEAWAHVVRAQGIIVPGGFGTRGIRGMVDVAKWARERKLPYLGICLGMQTAVIEYARNVMGLKDATSEEFSATAEHKVVIFMPEGSKEKMGGTMRLGSRTSHFKPGTEWSKLRALYGGADVVEERHRHRYEVNPDYIEDLEKAGLSLTSMDDQGVRVETIELKDHPFFVGLQAHPEYKSKTLAPAPSLLGLVAASSGCLDEIIEAARVKKEATNGVSDVTNF from the exons ATGAAGGTTGTTCTTGTGAGCGGCGGAGTTATCTCTGGTGTCGGCAAAG GCATTATCG CCAGTAGCGctggtcttcttctcaagactCTCGGTCTTCGAGTCACG GCGATCAAA ACCGATCCTTATATCAACACCGACGCTGGTCTTCTCAATCCTCTCGA GCACGGCGAGTGCTTCGTTCTCGATGATGGCGGCGAG ACCGATCTCGATCTTGGAAACTACGAGCG ATACCTTGGCATCCAATTGAGCCGTGACAGCAACATCACCACTGGCAAGATCTACCAGCAGGTCATT GAGAAGgagcgacgaggagattACTTGGGAAAGA CTGTTCAG GTCGTTCCCCACATCACAGACGCCATTCAGAACTGGATCGAGCGCGTTGCCAAGATCCCAGTTGACGCTTCTGGCGAATCACCAGATGTTTGCATTA TCGAGCTT GGCGGAACAATTGGTGATCTCGAATCTGGTCCTTTCGTTGAGGCCCTTTCA CAATTGCGACACAGACTCGGCCGCGACAACTTCCTCAGCATCAGCGTTTCCTACGTTCCTATCATCAATGGAGAGGAGAAGACAAAGCCTACTCAGCACGCCATCCGACAAGTTCGAAGCGCCGGTTTGATCCCCGATGTG ATTGCTTGCCGTTGCGAACGAGAGCTCGACGTTGCCACCATCACAAAGATCGCCCGAAGCTGCCAAGTCGAAGATGAGCAGGTTATTGGCGTCCGCAACATGGACACCATCTACCAGGtccctctccttctcgagcAGGAGGGTCTTCTTAAGCTTCTGCGCAAGGGTCTCgcccttgagaagctcgaggttgCTCCTCCCATGGCCCAAAAGGGCCAAGCACTTTGGGACCTCTGGAAGAAGACCGTTGTTCCCGATCGACACCTGGAACCCGTCAACATCGTCTTGGTTGGCAAGTACGTCAGCCTTGACGACTCGTATCTCAGTGTTCACAAGGCACTTGAGCACTCTGCTATGCGATGCAAGCGCAAGCTGAACCTCATCTCCGTCGATTCCGAGCACCTCGAACCCGATATGCAGCAGAAGGACCCCCGAAAGTTCCACGAGGCTTGGGCTCATGTTGTTCGAGCTCAGGGTATCATCGTTCCCGGTGGTTTCGGTACTCGAGGTATCCGTGGTATGGTTGATGTCGCCAAGTGGGCTCGTGAGCGAAAGCTCCCCTACCTCGGCATCTGCTTGGGTATGCAAACTGCTGTCATTGAGTACGCTCGTAACGTCATGGGTCTCAAGGATGCGACATCCGAGGAGTTCTCGGCCACCGCTGAGCACAAGGTTGTCATCTTCATGCCTGAGGGTTCCAAGGA GAAAATGGGTGGTACCATGAGACTTGGTAGCCGAACAAGCCACTTCAAGCCTGGCACCGAATGGAGCAAGCTCCGAGCTTTGTACGGAGGAGCCGATGTCGTGGAGGAGCGTCACCGACATCGCTATGAGGTGAACCCTGACTACATTGAGGATCTCGAGAAGGCTGGTCTTTCCTTGACCTCAATGGATGACCAAGGTGTCCGAGTTGAGACCATTGAGTTGAAGGATCACCCCTTCTTCGTCGG TCTCCAGGCTCACCCTGAGTACAAGTCCAAGACCTTGGCCCCCGCACCTTCGC TGCTCGGTCTTGTCGCCGCCAGCTCCGGATGCCTCGACGAGATTATCGAGGCCGCTCGCGTGAAGAAGGAGGCCACCAACGGAGTCAGCGACGTGACCAATTTTTAG
- a CDS encoding CTP synthase → MKVVLVSGGVISGVGKGIIASSAGLLLKTLGLRVTAIKTDPYINTDAGLLNPLEHGECFVLDDGGETDLDLGNYERYLGIQLSRDSNITTGKIYQQVIEKERRGDYLGKTVQVVPHITDAIQNWIERVAKIPVDASGESPDVCIIELGGTIGDLESGPFVEALSQLRHRLGRDNFLSISVSYVPIINGEEKTKPTQHAIRQVRSAGLIPDVIACRCERELDVATITKIARSCQVEDEQVIGVRNMDTIYQVPLLLEQEGLLKLLRKGLALEKLEVAPPMAQKGQALWDLWKKTVVPDRHLEPVNIVLVGKYVSLDDSYLSVHKALEHSAMRCKRKLNLISVDSEHLEPDMQQKDPRKFHEAWAHVVRAQGIIVPGGFGTRGIRGMVDVAKWARERKLPYLGICLGMQTAVIEYARNVMGLKDATSEEFSATAEHKVVIFMPEGSKEKMGGTMRLGSRTSHFKPGTEWSKLRALYGGADVVEERHRHRYEVNPDYIEDLEKAGLSLTSMDDQGVRVETIELKDHPFFVG, encoded by the exons ATGAAGGTTGTTCTTGTGAGCGGCGGAGTTATCTCTGGTGTCGGCAAAG GCATTATCG CCAGTAGCGctggtcttcttctcaagactCTCGGTCTTCGAGTCACG GCGATCAAA ACCGATCCTTATATCAACACCGACGCTGGTCTTCTCAATCCTCTCGA GCACGGCGAGTGCTTCGTTCTCGATGATGGCGGCGAG ACCGATCTCGATCTTGGAAACTACGAGCG ATACCTTGGCATCCAATTGAGCCGTGACAGCAACATCACCACTGGCAAGATCTACCAGCAGGTCATT GAGAAGgagcgacgaggagattACTTGGGAAAGA CTGTTCAG GTCGTTCCCCACATCACAGACGCCATTCAGAACTGGATCGAGCGCGTTGCCAAGATCCCAGTTGACGCTTCTGGCGAATCACCAGATGTTTGCATTA TCGAGCTT GGCGGAACAATTGGTGATCTCGAATCTGGTCCTTTCGTTGAGGCCCTTTCA CAATTGCGACACAGACTCGGCCGCGACAACTTCCTCAGCATCAGCGTTTCCTACGTTCCTATCATCAATGGAGAGGAGAAGACAAAGCCTACTCAGCACGCCATCCGACAAGTTCGAAGCGCCGGTTTGATCCCCGATGTG ATTGCTTGCCGTTGCGAACGAGAGCTCGACGTTGCCACCATCACAAAGATCGCCCGAAGCTGCCAAGTCGAAGATGAGCAGGTTATTGGCGTCCGCAACATGGACACCATCTACCAGGtccctctccttctcgagcAGGAGGGTCTTCTTAAGCTTCTGCGCAAGGGTCTCgcccttgagaagctcgaggttgCTCCTCCCATGGCCCAAAAGGGCCAAGCACTTTGGGACCTCTGGAAGAAGACCGTTGTTCCCGATCGACACCTGGAACCCGTCAACATCGTCTTGGTTGGCAAGTACGTCAGCCTTGACGACTCGTATCTCAGTGTTCACAAGGCACTTGAGCACTCTGCTATGCGATGCAAGCGCAAGCTGAACCTCATCTCCGTCGATTCCGAGCACCTCGAACCCGATATGCAGCAGAAGGACCCCCGAAAGTTCCACGAGGCTTGGGCTCATGTTGTTCGAGCTCAGGGTATCATCGTTCCCGGTGGTTTCGGTACTCGAGGTATCCGTGGTATGGTTGATGTCGCCAAGTGGGCTCGTGAGCGAAAGCTCCCCTACCTCGGCATCTGCTTGGGTATGCAAACTGCTGTCATTGAGTACGCTCGTAACGTCATGGGTCTCAAGGATGCGACATCCGAGGAGTTCTCGGCCACCGCTGAGCACAAGGTTGTCATCTTCATGCCTGAGGGTTCCAAGGA GAAAATGGGTGGTACCATGAGACTTGGTAGCCGAACAAGCCACTTCAAGCCTGGCACCGAATGGAGCAAGCTCCGAGCTTTGTACGGAGGAGCCGATGTCGTGGAGGAGCGTCACCGACATCGCTATGAGGTGAACCCTGACTACATTGAGGATCTCGAGAAGGCTGGTCTTTCCTTGACCTCAATGGATGACCAAGGTGTCCGAGTTGAGACCATTGAGTTGAAGGATCACCCCTTCTTCGTCGGGTGA
- a CDS encoding CTP synthase, whose product MLASSAGLLLKTLGLRVTAIKTDPYINTDAGLLNPLEHGECFVLDDGGETDLDLGNYERYLGIQLSRDSNITTGKIYQQVIEKERRGDYLGKTVQVVPHITDAIQNWIERVAKIPVDASGESPDVCIIELGGTIGDLESGPFVEALSQLRHRLGRDNFLSISVSYVPIINGEEKTKPTQHAIRQVRSAGLIPDVIACRCERELDVATITKIARSCQVEDEQVIGVRNMDTIYQVPLLLEQEGLLKLLRKGLALEKLEVAPPMAQKGQALWDLWKKTVVPDRHLEPVNIVLVGKYVSLDDSYLSVHKALEHSAMRCKRKLNLISVDSEHLEPDMQQKDPRKFHEAWAHVVRAQGIIVPGGFGTRGIRGMVDVAKWARERKLPYLGICLGMQTAVIEYARNVMGLKDATSEEFSATAEHKVVIFMPEGSKEKMGGTMRLGSRTSHFKPGTEWSKLRALYGGADVVEERHRHRYEVNPDYIEDLEKAGLSLTSMDDQGVRVETIELKDHPFFVG is encoded by the exons ATGTTAGCCAGTAGCGctggtcttcttctcaagactCTCGGTCTTCGAGTCACG GCGATCAAA ACCGATCCTTATATCAACACCGACGCTGGTCTTCTCAATCCTCTCGA GCACGGCGAGTGCTTCGTTCTCGATGATGGCGGCGAG ACCGATCTCGATCTTGGAAACTACGAGCG ATACCTTGGCATCCAATTGAGCCGTGACAGCAACATCACCACTGGCAAGATCTACCAGCAGGTCATT GAGAAGgagcgacgaggagattACTTGGGAAAGA CTGTTCAG GTCGTTCCCCACATCACAGACGCCATTCAGAACTGGATCGAGCGCGTTGCCAAGATCCCAGTTGACGCTTCTGGCGAATCACCAGATGTTTGCATTA TCGAGCTT GGCGGAACAATTGGTGATCTCGAATCTGGTCCTTTCGTTGAGGCCCTTTCA CAATTGCGACACAGACTCGGCCGCGACAACTTCCTCAGCATCAGCGTTTCCTACGTTCCTATCATCAATGGAGAGGAGAAGACAAAGCCTACTCAGCACGCCATCCGACAAGTTCGAAGCGCCGGTTTGATCCCCGATGTG ATTGCTTGCCGTTGCGAACGAGAGCTCGACGTTGCCACCATCACAAAGATCGCCCGAAGCTGCCAAGTCGAAGATGAGCAGGTTATTGGCGTCCGCAACATGGACACCATCTACCAGGtccctctccttctcgagcAGGAGGGTCTTCTTAAGCTTCTGCGCAAGGGTCTCgcccttgagaagctcgaggttgCTCCTCCCATGGCCCAAAAGGGCCAAGCACTTTGGGACCTCTGGAAGAAGACCGTTGTTCCCGATCGACACCTGGAACCCGTCAACATCGTCTTGGTTGGCAAGTACGTCAGCCTTGACGACTCGTATCTCAGTGTTCACAAGGCACTTGAGCACTCTGCTATGCGATGCAAGCGCAAGCTGAACCTCATCTCCGTCGATTCCGAGCACCTCGAACCCGATATGCAGCAGAAGGACCCCCGAAAGTTCCACGAGGCTTGGGCTCATGTTGTTCGAGCTCAGGGTATCATCGTTCCCGGTGGTTTCGGTACTCGAGGTATCCGTGGTATGGTTGATGTCGCCAAGTGGGCTCGTGAGCGAAAGCTCCCCTACCTCGGCATCTGCTTGGGTATGCAAACTGCTGTCATTGAGTACGCTCGTAACGTCATGGGTCTCAAGGATGCGACATCCGAGGAGTTCTCGGCCACCGCTGAGCACAAGGTTGTCATCTTCATGCCTGAGGGTTCCAAGGA GAAAATGGGTGGTACCATGAGACTTGGTAGCCGAACAAGCCACTTCAAGCCTGGCACCGAATGGAGCAAGCTCCGAGCTTTGTACGGAGGAGCCGATGTCGTGGAGGAGCGTCACCGACATCGCTATGAGGTGAACCCTGACTACATTGAGGATCTCGAGAAGGCTGGTCTTTCCTTGACCTCAATGGATGACCAAGGTGTCCGAGTTGAGACCATTGAGTTGAAGGATCACCCCTTCTTCGTCGGGTGA
- a CDS encoding CTP synthase codes for MKVVLVSGGVISGVGKGIIASSAGLLLKTLGLRVTAIKTDPYINTDAGLLNPLEHGECFVLDDGGETDLDLGNYERYLGIQLSRDSNITTGKIYQQVIEKERRGDYLGKTVQVVPHITDAIQNWIERVAKIPVDASGESPDVCIIELGGTIGDLESGPFVEALSQLRHRLGRDNFLSISVSYVPIINGEEKTKPTQHAIRQVRSAGLIPDVIACRCERELDVATITKIARSCQVEDEQVIGVRNMDTIYQVPLLLEQEGLLKLLRKGLALEKLEVAPPMAQKGQALWDLWKKTVVPDRHLEPVNIVLVGKYVSLDDSYLSVHKALEHSAMRCKRKLNLISVDSEHLEPDMQQKDPRKFHEAWAHVVRAQGIIVPGGFGTRGIRGMVDVAKWARERKLPYLGICLGMQTAVIEYARNVMGLKDATSEEFSATAEHKVVIFMPEGSKE; via the exons ATGAAGGTTGTTCTTGTGAGCGGCGGAGTTATCTCTGGTGTCGGCAAAG GCATTATCG CCAGTAGCGctggtcttcttctcaagactCTCGGTCTTCGAGTCACG GCGATCAAA ACCGATCCTTATATCAACACCGACGCTGGTCTTCTCAATCCTCTCGA GCACGGCGAGTGCTTCGTTCTCGATGATGGCGGCGAG ACCGATCTCGATCTTGGAAACTACGAGCG ATACCTTGGCATCCAATTGAGCCGTGACAGCAACATCACCACTGGCAAGATCTACCAGCAGGTCATT GAGAAGgagcgacgaggagattACTTGGGAAAGA CTGTTCAG GTCGTTCCCCACATCACAGACGCCATTCAGAACTGGATCGAGCGCGTTGCCAAGATCCCAGTTGACGCTTCTGGCGAATCACCAGATGTTTGCATTA TCGAGCTT GGCGGAACAATTGGTGATCTCGAATCTGGTCCTTTCGTTGAGGCCCTTTCA CAATTGCGACACAGACTCGGCCGCGACAACTTCCTCAGCATCAGCGTTTCCTACGTTCCTATCATCAATGGAGAGGAGAAGACAAAGCCTACTCAGCACGCCATCCGACAAGTTCGAAGCGCCGGTTTGATCCCCGATGTG ATTGCTTGCCGTTGCGAACGAGAGCTCGACGTTGCCACCATCACAAAGATCGCCCGAAGCTGCCAAGTCGAAGATGAGCAGGTTATTGGCGTCCGCAACATGGACACCATCTACCAGGtccctctccttctcgagcAGGAGGGTCTTCTTAAGCTTCTGCGCAAGGGTCTCgcccttgagaagctcgaggttgCTCCTCCCATGGCCCAAAAGGGCCAAGCACTTTGGGACCTCTGGAAGAAGACCGTTGTTCCCGATCGACACCTGGAACCCGTCAACATCGTCTTGGTTGGCAAGTACGTCAGCCTTGACGACTCGTATCTCAGTGTTCACAAGGCACTTGAGCACTCTGCTATGCGATGCAAGCGCAAGCTGAACCTCATCTCCGTCGATTCCGAGCACCTCGAACCCGATATGCAGCAGAAGGACCCCCGAAAGTTCCACGAGGCTTGGGCTCATGTTGTTCGAGCTCAGGGTATCATCGTTCCCGGTGGTTTCGGTACTCGAGGTATCCGTGGTATGGTTGATGTCGCCAAGTGGGCTCGTGAGCGAAAGCTCCCCTACCTCGGCATCTGCTTGGGTATGCAAACTGCTGTCATTGAGTACGCTCGTAACGTCATGGGTCTCAAGGATGCGACATCCGAGGAGTTCTCGGCCACCGCTGAGCACAAGGTTGTCATCTTCATGCCTGAGGGTTCCAAGGAGTAA
- a CDS encoding CTP synthase, which yields MKVVLVSGGVISGVGKGIIASSAGLLLKTLGLRVTAIKTDPYINTDAGLLNPLEHGECFVLDDGGETDLDLGNYERYLGIQLSRDSNITTGKIYQQVIEKERRGDYLGKTVQVVPHITDAIQNWIERVAKIPVDASGESPDVCIIELGGTIGDLESGPFVEALSQLRHRLGRDNFLSISVSYVPIINGEEKTKPTQHAIRQVRSAGLIPDVIACRCERELDVATITKIARSCQVEDEQVIGVRNMDTIYQVPLLLEQEGLLKLLRKGLALEKLEVAPPMAQKGQALWDLWKKTVVPDRHLEPVNIVLVGKYVSLDDSYLSVHKALEHSAMRCKRKLNLISVDSEHLEPDMQQKDPRKFHEAWAHVVRAQGIIVPGGFGTRGIRGMVDVAKWARERKLPYLGICLGMQTAVIEYARNVMGLKDATSEEFSATAEHKVVIFMPEGSKEKMGGTMRLGSRTSHFKPGTEWSKLRALYGGADVVEERHRHRYEVNPDYIEDLEKAGLSLTSMDDQGVRVETIELKDHPFFVGLQAHPEYKSKTLAPAPSREYPHVADHHPP from the exons ATGAAGGTTGTTCTTGTGAGCGGCGGAGTTATCTCTGGTGTCGGCAAAG GCATTATCG CCAGTAGCGctggtcttcttctcaagactCTCGGTCTTCGAGTCACG GCGATCAAA ACCGATCCTTATATCAACACCGACGCTGGTCTTCTCAATCCTCTCGA GCACGGCGAGTGCTTCGTTCTCGATGATGGCGGCGAG ACCGATCTCGATCTTGGAAACTACGAGCG ATACCTTGGCATCCAATTGAGCCGTGACAGCAACATCACCACTGGCAAGATCTACCAGCAGGTCATT GAGAAGgagcgacgaggagattACTTGGGAAAGA CTGTTCAG GTCGTTCCCCACATCACAGACGCCATTCAGAACTGGATCGAGCGCGTTGCCAAGATCCCAGTTGACGCTTCTGGCGAATCACCAGATGTTTGCATTA TCGAGCTT GGCGGAACAATTGGTGATCTCGAATCTGGTCCTTTCGTTGAGGCCCTTTCA CAATTGCGACACAGACTCGGCCGCGACAACTTCCTCAGCATCAGCGTTTCCTACGTTCCTATCATCAATGGAGAGGAGAAGACAAAGCCTACTCAGCACGCCATCCGACAAGTTCGAAGCGCCGGTTTGATCCCCGATGTG ATTGCTTGCCGTTGCGAACGAGAGCTCGACGTTGCCACCATCACAAAGATCGCCCGAAGCTGCCAAGTCGAAGATGAGCAGGTTATTGGCGTCCGCAACATGGACACCATCTACCAGGtccctctccttctcgagcAGGAGGGTCTTCTTAAGCTTCTGCGCAAGGGTCTCgcccttgagaagctcgaggttgCTCCTCCCATGGCCCAAAAGGGCCAAGCACTTTGGGACCTCTGGAAGAAGACCGTTGTTCCCGATCGACACCTGGAACCCGTCAACATCGTCTTGGTTGGCAAGTACGTCAGCCTTGACGACTCGTATCTCAGTGTTCACAAGGCACTTGAGCACTCTGCTATGCGATGCAAGCGCAAGCTGAACCTCATCTCCGTCGATTCCGAGCACCTCGAACCCGATATGCAGCAGAAGGACCCCCGAAAGTTCCACGAGGCTTGGGCTCATGTTGTTCGAGCTCAGGGTATCATCGTTCCCGGTGGTTTCGGTACTCGAGGTATCCGTGGTATGGTTGATGTCGCCAAGTGGGCTCGTGAGCGAAAGCTCCCCTACCTCGGCATCTGCTTGGGTATGCAAACTGCTGTCATTGAGTACGCTCGTAACGTCATGGGTCTCAAGGATGCGACATCCGAGGAGTTCTCGGCCACCGCTGAGCACAAGGTTGTCATCTTCATGCCTGAGGGTTCCAAGGA GAAAATGGGTGGTACCATGAGACTTGGTAGCCGAACAAGCCACTTCAAGCCTGGCACCGAATGGAGCAAGCTCCGAGCTTTGTACGGAGGAGCCGATGTCGTGGAGGAGCGTCACCGACATCGCTATGAGGTGAACCCTGACTACATTGAGGATCTCGAGAAGGCTGGTCTTTCCTTGACCTCAATGGATGACCAAGGTGTCCGAGTTGAGACCATTGAGTTGAAGGATCACCCCTTCTTCGTCGG TCTCCAGGCTCACCCTGAGTACAAGTCCAAGACCTTGGCCCCCGCACCTTCGCGTGAGTACCCCCATGTCGCTGATCATCACCCACCATGA